The Spirosoma foliorum genome has a window encoding:
- a CDS encoding ABC transporter permease, whose amino-acid sequence MLTNYLKIAWRGLLKNRLFTSLNLVGLATGLAVALLLILYVKDELQFDKYHAHADRIYRIAVTVSFDGKTMKWANSPNAVGPALKADIPNVEQQVRLLRHNFGQTAFVNSGDRKFAEKNFYWADGSLFNIFDIALLKGNPKTALDGPRKVVLSQATADRYFGTENPIGKILNVDNRDTLEVTGVYANFPGTSTLDADMIGSFSSVRWAQQPTWSNASFETYLLLTPQANPAQIEQQMVAVLNKNVPKSDQYFTLGLQPLTDIHLHSADITNANTTRIGDFQQVKILLILAIVILLIASINYMNLATAKAQIRFREVGVIKTVGASMRHLVTRFYLETALMMSLALILAIGLVALSLPIFNQLTGKQLPFQALLSPEVAGGLLLIGLIITLIAGSYPAFYLSSFSPKYLLSTTFRNQSGAGLFRRSLVVIQFTASVVLMVSTFIFYQQLQFIQSQKLGYEPTQVLAVMTSAAKDRTQIDALMNDYRSLSNVVDVCRAQTFPGDGGSGRTLTKSDNPNGNNASDGMAIQTNRVGNEFINVLGLKLLAGRTLPAVKDPKDTTVQVVLNKTAVEYLGYTPEKALGRKAYNLFGWDRAEIVGVVEDFHFESLHKPIGAYAFHNADTEGRPYLLIKTKTAHLPETMQQLERIFQKDMPDSAFEFTFLDDFLNTLYRSEQRTAQVVLVFSALAILIACLGLFGLAAFTAEQRTKEIGVRKVLGASVFSIVGLLSKDFLKLVIVAILIASPLAWYTMNQWLQDFAYKINIEWWMFAVAGLLAIGVALLTVSFQSIKAALMNPVKSLRSE is encoded by the coding sequence ATGCTCACAAACTACCTCAAAATTGCCTGGCGGGGGCTTCTTAAAAACCGCCTGTTTACATCCCTGAATTTGGTCGGTCTGGCAACGGGACTGGCCGTGGCGCTACTCCTGATCCTGTACGTGAAGGATGAACTTCAGTTCGATAAATACCACGCTCACGCGGATCGAATTTATCGGATTGCGGTAACGGTTTCCTTCGATGGGAAAACCATGAAATGGGCAAACTCACCCAATGCGGTTGGTCCGGCGCTCAAAGCCGATATTCCCAATGTGGAGCAACAGGTGCGGCTGCTTCGGCACAATTTTGGGCAGACGGCCTTCGTCAATTCGGGTGACAGAAAGTTTGCTGAAAAGAATTTTTATTGGGCCGACGGTAGCCTGTTCAACATTTTTGACATTGCCCTCCTGAAAGGAAATCCGAAAACAGCACTCGATGGCCCCCGTAAGGTTGTGCTTAGTCAGGCAACTGCCGATCGGTACTTCGGGACCGAAAATCCGATTGGTAAAATCCTGAATGTAGATAATCGGGATACGTTGGAAGTAACGGGCGTGTATGCAAATTTTCCGGGAACCTCGACGCTGGATGCCGACATGATTGGCTCGTTCAGCAGCGTGCGTTGGGCTCAACAGCCAACCTGGAGCAATGCCAGTTTTGAGACTTACCTCCTACTGACTCCACAAGCCAACCCAGCTCAGATTGAGCAGCAAATGGTGGCCGTCCTGAATAAAAACGTACCAAAGTCTGATCAATATTTTACGCTCGGATTACAACCGCTTACCGACATTCACCTGCATTCGGCCGATATTACCAACGCCAATACCACGCGTATCGGCGATTTTCAGCAGGTCAAAATTCTCCTGATTCTGGCGATTGTCATCCTGCTCATTGCCTCGATCAACTACATGAATTTAGCCACGGCTAAGGCGCAAATCCGGTTCCGCGAAGTAGGTGTTATCAAAACAGTCGGTGCGTCGATGCGGCATCTGGTTACGCGCTTCTACCTCGAAACCGCGCTGATGATGTCGCTGGCACTTATACTAGCCATTGGACTGGTGGCGTTAAGTTTGCCTATATTCAATCAACTAACCGGGAAGCAGCTTCCATTTCAGGCGTTATTATCGCCCGAGGTAGCTGGTGGGCTGTTGCTCATTGGGCTAATCATTACATTGATTGCGGGCTCTTATCCAGCCTTTTATCTCTCGTCGTTCTCACCCAAATACCTGCTCAGTACCACCTTCCGAAACCAGTCGGGGGCGGGTTTATTCCGGCGGTCACTGGTGGTTATTCAGTTTACGGCCTCAGTGGTGCTGATGGTCAGTACGTTTATTTTCTATCAGCAATTGCAGTTTATTCAATCGCAAAAACTTGGCTACGAACCCACCCAGGTGTTGGCTGTCATGACGTCGGCAGCAAAAGATAGAACCCAAATCGACGCCCTGATGAACGACTATCGTAGCCTGAGCAATGTGGTCGATGTATGTCGGGCACAGACGTTCCCCGGCGATGGCGGCAGCGGACGAACCCTCACGAAATCGGACAACCCGAACGGCAACAATGCCAGCGACGGCATGGCCATTCAGACGAATCGGGTGGGCAACGAGTTTATCAACGTACTGGGTTTAAAACTTCTCGCAGGTCGCACATTACCAGCCGTGAAAGACCCCAAAGACACAACCGTGCAGGTCGTACTGAATAAAACGGCGGTTGAGTATTTAGGGTACACGCCCGAAAAAGCGCTGGGCCGGAAAGCCTACAATCTGTTCGGTTGGGATCGGGCTGAGATCGTGGGCGTTGTCGAAGATTTTCATTTCGAATCACTCCATAAACCTATTGGTGCCTACGCCTTTCATAATGCTGATACGGAAGGACGGCCCTATTTGCTGATTAAAACCAAGACGGCTCATTTACCCGAAACGATGCAGCAGTTGGAACGTATTTTCCAGAAAGACATGCCTGATTCGGCCTTTGAGTTTACCTTCCTCGATGACTTCCTGAACACCTTATACCGCTCTGAACAGCGTACGGCGCAAGTTGTGCTGGTGTTCTCGGCACTAGCCATTTTGATTGCCTGTCTGGGTTTGTTTGGGCTAGCTGCGTTCACCGCCGAACAGCGAACCAAGGAAATTGGGGTTCGAAAAGTATTGGGCGCATCGGTATTCAGCATTGTCGGATTACTCTCCAAAGACTTCTTAAAACTGGTTATCGTCGCAATCCTGATTGCCTCTCCCCTAGCCTGGTATACCATGAATCAATGGCTACAGGATTTTGCTTACAAGATCAATATCGAGTGGTGGATGTTTGCCGTGGCCGGACTTTTGGCCATAGGTGTTGCCTTGCTAACAGTAAGTTTCCAAAGCATCAAAGCCGCATTGATGAACCCGGTGAAATCATTAAGATCGGAATAA
- a CDS encoding ABC transporter permease — protein sequence MLRNYLKIALRNLAKHKVNTGINIAGLAIGMACCLLIVMYVSDELSYDQHWPNGERVYRMALERKYPGRSTKYALIPPSYAQSVKKEIPEIEQVTRVFSAGTNAPVLVKLGDRTIEEKNFMVVDSTFFQVFQTPLLHGQPNQVLSRPNTVVLTESTAKRLFGQTNPIGKMLEIVQGPKLEVTGICADPSHNSHVAFNFLSSTRGFPQAEQVNHIGFSAYTYLLLRPNTQPDVVEAKLPKVVEKYASGEVERTFGVSYRDYIKAGNGYFYFLQPLPSIHLDSHLEAELQPNGSRSLVSIFSIIAAFVLLIACINFMNLATARSSERAREVGIRKSLGSTTQQLAAQFLTESVLLSLFSLVVATLLVASLLTPFNTIASKSLTLTSLVRWETLPLLLGGAVVVGLLAGSYPAGVLSAFEPIKVLKGKFSSTRQGHLLRNGLVVFQFAISVLLIVSTIVVFSQLNFIQRKELGFTKESVIKLKGAFSLANHTEAFKEEVAKLSGVTGVGGTTNTPGEEGFFGITFRKNGENESVTGKGCVVDEQYLQTMQMSMLAGRPFSRQFDDSLSVILNEEAARQIGLTDPIGKQITSPDNFVQPNGQPVTYTVVGIVRNFHFGSLHQHIGPLFVLNDRLFKKVDNQLVVRVRTDEPEALVSQIERIWKRYLPDQPFHYSYLATDWSDLYKSEQVAQRIFGLFAMLAIFIACMGLLGLAMYVIRLRTKEIGVRKVLGASIPSLVALLSKDFLKLVFIAIVIAAPIAWYIMRQWLQDFAYKIDMEWWMFAVAGLLAVGIALLTVSFQSIKAALMNPVKSLRSE from the coding sequence ATGCTACGAAACTATCTCAAAATCGCACTGCGTAATCTGGCGAAACACAAGGTTAACACGGGCATCAACATTGCCGGTTTAGCTATTGGTATGGCGTGCTGCCTGCTCATTGTGATGTACGTTTCCGATGAGTTGAGTTATGATCAGCACTGGCCAAACGGGGAGCGGGTTTATCGGATGGCACTTGAACGGAAATACCCCGGTCGTAGCACCAAGTATGCGCTCATTCCACCTTCGTATGCCCAATCGGTTAAGAAAGAAATACCCGAGATTGAGCAGGTAACGCGTGTTTTTTCAGCAGGCACCAATGCGCCAGTCCTTGTCAAACTAGGAGATCGAACGATTGAAGAGAAGAACTTCATGGTAGTCGATTCGACTTTTTTTCAGGTATTTCAGACGCCCCTTCTGCATGGCCAGCCGAATCAGGTACTGAGTCGCCCGAATACGGTTGTCCTGACCGAAAGCACTGCCAAACGGTTGTTTGGTCAGACGAATCCTATTGGGAAGATGCTGGAAATTGTGCAGGGGCCGAAGCTGGAAGTAACGGGCATCTGCGCCGATCCATCGCACAATTCGCACGTTGCGTTTAATTTCCTGTCGTCTACGCGCGGTTTCCCGCAAGCCGAGCAGGTCAATCATATTGGTTTTTCAGCCTATACCTATCTGCTTTTACGGCCTAATACACAGCCCGACGTTGTGGAAGCCAAACTACCGAAGGTGGTAGAAAAATACGCGTCAGGGGAAGTGGAGCGCACATTCGGCGTGTCCTATCGCGATTACATCAAGGCCGGAAATGGGTATTTCTATTTCCTCCAGCCCCTTCCCAGCATTCACCTCGACTCGCATCTCGAAGCTGAACTTCAGCCCAACGGAAGCCGGTCGCTGGTATCTATTTTTTCCATTATCGCGGCTTTTGTATTGCTGATTGCCTGCATCAACTTCATGAATCTAGCTACCGCCCGTTCGTCGGAGCGGGCGCGGGAAGTGGGTATTCGAAAATCACTCGGCTCAACAACGCAGCAACTGGCTGCCCAATTCCTGACCGAATCGGTCCTGCTAAGCCTGTTTAGTTTAGTGGTTGCTACACTATTGGTGGCCAGTTTACTCACGCCCTTCAACACAATTGCCAGCAAATCGCTTACGTTAACCTCACTGGTACGCTGGGAAACGTTACCGTTGTTGCTGGGCGGAGCTGTTGTTGTCGGGTTGCTGGCAGGCAGTTATCCGGCAGGAGTGCTATCGGCCTTCGAACCGATTAAAGTGCTGAAAGGCAAGTTCAGTTCAACCCGTCAGGGGCATTTGCTACGCAACGGCCTGGTCGTGTTTCAGTTTGCGATTTCGGTTCTCCTGATTGTTAGTACCATTGTTGTATTCAGCCAGTTGAATTTCATCCAGCGGAAAGAACTTGGGTTTACGAAAGAATCTGTCATAAAACTCAAAGGTGCATTTTCGCTCGCCAACCATACCGAAGCCTTCAAAGAGGAAGTGGCTAAATTATCGGGTGTTACGGGCGTAGGAGGAACGACCAATACTCCTGGCGAAGAAGGTTTTTTCGGCATAACGTTCCGCAAGAATGGGGAGAACGAAAGCGTTACAGGCAAAGGCTGCGTCGTTGATGAGCAGTATTTGCAAACGATGCAAATGAGTATGCTGGCCGGGCGTCCGTTTAGTCGCCAGTTCGATGATTCACTGTCCGTCATTTTAAACGAAGAAGCCGCCCGGCAGATTGGCCTGACGGACCCCATCGGCAAGCAAATTACCAGCCCCGACAACTTTGTTCAGCCCAACGGTCAACCCGTTACGTACACCGTGGTGGGCATCGTTCGTAATTTCCACTTCGGCTCGTTGCATCAGCATATTGGCCCATTGTTTGTTCTGAATGACCGACTGTTCAAAAAAGTGGATAATCAGCTCGTGGTGCGCGTACGCACCGATGAACCGGAGGCCCTGGTTAGTCAGATTGAACGCATCTGGAAACGCTACCTACCCGACCAACCTTTCCATTATTCCTACCTCGCCACCGACTGGAGTGATTTATACAAATCGGAGCAGGTAGCTCAGCGGATTTTTGGCCTGTTTGCCATGCTGGCCATTTTCATCGCCTGTATGGGGTTATTGGGATTGGCTATGTATGTGATCCGGCTGCGAACCAAAGAAATCGGCGTCCGGAAAGTGCTGGGCGCATCGATTCCAAGTCTGGTTGCGCTGCTTTCCAAAGACTTCCTGAAACTGGTCTTCATCGCGATTGTCATTGCCGCACCCATAGCCTGGTACATCATGAGACAATGGCTACAGGATTTTGCCTACAAGATTGACATGGAATGGTGGATGTTCGCCGTAGCGGGTTTGTTGGCGGTAGGGATTGCCCTATTGACGGTCAGTTTCCAAAGTATCAAAGCCGCGTTGATGAATCCGGTTAAATCACTTCGTTCGGAGTAA
- a CDS encoding ABC transporter permease, whose translation MLRNYLKVAFRTLWKNRTHTLINIVGLSVAFGTCVLLFLTATFELSYDSFHTDANRIFRLNFLSTNRDGSPNQGSTMPYPISPALKADFPEIEGVTRWFDRSASVRHNDQTYNKDVRMADADFLHMFTFPLVKGNVKTAMNSLSDIVISENMAKDIFGQEDPIGKPLQLRMNNSWQAFTVTGVIGNAPKNSTLEYDALIRSENAGDYQEFKSRWDHGNHDVYVKVKAGTDPKTLQRRSQAFMDKYFAQEIKDQKEQGYPKNELGFQKSLLLQPMREVHFDTVTTHGSGISRAYVYTLLLIGLFILAIACINFINLTIAQSLSRAREVGVRKSLGAQRGQLFGQIWGETLLLCFGALLIGLSLAYVSLPTFNRLFRSSLTLANFLQPEVLLITGLGFLFITLIAGGYPSWFVTRFNAVEVLKGKVKVSRPGLLRNSLIVTQFTIACLLIVCTVIVRQQISYLQQKPMGLDKEQVISIPVGNELNGKDALKSMRDRLANQPNIASVSGSGVNIGAGLDGSSSRMMFGFQYGKRDVTCDWLRIDTDYLKTMGIKLLQGRDFSTAFSTDSSSSVLITQSMAKALGEANPVGKFIKPDNKEYQIVGVVSDFNLYSLHQEAKPITLQMQSNWPISYILVRVNPQNLTGAMESIKAAWKTIAPKQEFIGSFLDENTERWYRKEQRLATIFSSAAGIAILLSCMGLFSIALVSIQQRTKEIGVRKVLGASVFSIVGLLSKDFLKLVVAAIVIASPIAWYAMDKWLSDFAYKIDIEWWVFALAGVLAIIIALATVSFQSVRAALMNPVKSLRSE comes from the coding sequence ATGCTTCGCAATTACCTAAAAGTCGCCTTCCGAACGCTCTGGAAAAACCGTACGCACACCTTAATCAACATCGTTGGCCTGTCGGTTGCGTTTGGAACCTGCGTGCTCTTATTCCTGACAGCTACCTTCGAATTGTCGTACGATAGCTTCCATACAGACGCTAACCGCATCTTCCGACTGAACTTCCTGTCGACTAACCGCGATGGTTCTCCGAATCAGGGATCCACGATGCCGTACCCAATTTCACCCGCCCTCAAAGCCGACTTTCCAGAGATCGAAGGGGTAACGCGTTGGTTTGATCGGAGTGCGAGCGTTCGACATAACGACCAGACATATAACAAAGATGTGCGCATGGCAGACGCCGATTTCCTGCACATGTTCACGTTTCCGCTGGTAAAGGGCAATGTCAAAACGGCCATGAACAGCCTGAGCGACATTGTCATCAGCGAGAACATGGCCAAGGATATTTTCGGTCAGGAAGATCCAATTGGCAAACCGCTTCAGTTGCGCATGAATAATTCCTGGCAGGCTTTTACGGTTACGGGTGTCATTGGCAATGCTCCAAAGAACTCGACACTCGAGTACGACGCCCTGATTCGTAGCGAAAACGCGGGCGATTATCAGGAGTTCAAAAGCCGCTGGGATCATGGCAACCACGATGTGTATGTGAAAGTAAAAGCCGGAACCGATCCGAAAACCTTACAACGGCGGTCGCAGGCGTTTATGGACAAGTACTTTGCGCAGGAAATCAAGGATCAGAAAGAACAGGGATATCCGAAGAACGAACTGGGGTTTCAGAAAAGTCTGCTTTTGCAACCCATGCGCGAGGTGCATTTTGATACCGTAACCACGCATGGTAGTGGAATCAGTCGGGCCTATGTGTACACACTCTTGCTCATCGGACTGTTTATTCTGGCCATCGCCTGTATCAATTTTATCAACCTTACTATTGCGCAATCGCTCTCGCGGGCGCGGGAAGTGGGCGTTCGGAAGTCGCTGGGCGCGCAACGGGGCCAATTGTTCGGTCAAATCTGGGGAGAAACACTACTATTATGTTTCGGTGCCCTGCTGATTGGCCTTTCGCTGGCTTATGTAAGCTTACCGACCTTTAATCGCCTGTTCCGAAGTTCGCTCACATTGGCCAATTTCCTGCAACCAGAGGTATTGCTCATAACGGGGCTAGGTTTTCTGTTCATCACCTTAATTGCTGGCGGCTATCCCTCCTGGTTCGTAACCCGTTTTAATGCCGTAGAGGTGCTGAAAGGTAAAGTTAAAGTGAGCCGTCCGGGATTGCTTCGCAATTCACTTATCGTCACCCAGTTTACCATTGCCTGTTTGCTCATCGTTTGTACGGTGATTGTGCGTCAGCAGATCAGTTATCTGCAACAAAAACCGATGGGATTGGATAAAGAGCAGGTAATCAGTATTCCGGTAGGCAACGAACTAAACGGAAAAGATGCCCTAAAATCCATGCGCGACCGACTAGCGAATCAACCCAATATTGCATCTGTATCAGGTTCGGGTGTTAACATTGGCGCGGGACTAGACGGTAGTTCATCGCGGATGATGTTCGGCTTCCAGTACGGCAAACGTGACGTTACCTGCGACTGGCTGCGGATCGACACGGACTACCTCAAAACAATGGGTATTAAGCTCCTGCAAGGTCGCGACTTTAGCACGGCGTTTAGTACCGATTCGAGTTCGTCCGTGCTGATTACGCAAAGCATGGCTAAGGCATTGGGCGAGGCCAATCCTGTAGGCAAGTTTATTAAACCTGATAATAAAGAATATCAGATTGTTGGTGTTGTATCGGATTTCAATCTATATTCATTACATCAGGAAGCCAAACCGATTACCCTGCAAATGCAGTCAAATTGGCCGATAAGTTATATTCTGGTTCGGGTCAATCCGCAGAACCTGACGGGCGCGATGGAATCCATCAAAGCCGCCTGGAAAACAATTGCCCCCAAACAGGAATTCATTGGGTCGTTCCTGGACGAAAACACCGAACGCTGGTACCGAAAGGAACAGCGACTGGCGACCATTTTCTCGTCGGCGGCTGGTATTGCCATTTTGCTATCGTGCATGGGTCTGTTTTCGATTGCCCTTGTTTCCATTCAGCAGCGAACCAAAGAAATTGGAGTGCGTAAAGTACTGGGTGCGTCGGTATTCAGCATTGTCGGGCTGCTCTCCAAAGACTTTTTGAAATTGGTTGTAGCAGCTATTGTCATAGCCTCGCCAATTGCCTGGTACGCTATGGACAAATGGCTATCCGACTTCGCTTACAAAATCGATATCGAATGGTGGGTCTTTGCATTGGCAGGCGTTCTGGCAATCATCATTGCGTTGGCAACCGTGAGTTTCCAAAGTGTGCGAGCCGCGTTGATGAATCCGGTGAAAAGTTTACGATCTGAGTAG
- a CDS encoding ABC transporter permease — MFKNYFKIAIRSLLKNKLYSGINVVGLALGMACSLLIGLWVKDELSFDRFLPDADKIMYVRVNFPYNGEIVTNDVTPGPLQEAIAKDVPEVAAVTKINYGPELLIKPVGNQTTGEKAAKERGHYATEDFFGVFDLPAIYGNPKAALAQTNQIVITRKIAEKYFPAGLAIGKTIQLDNNKLYVVGAVIEDLPKNSTLQFEWLVNWKVQEEDWMTKWGNNSFNTYVRLKPNTTIAQAEAAMNDIYPRFAGKNFETGQPTLQPITDLHLYSAYKNGKSVGGRIQYVRIFSMVALFILLIACINFMNLATARSATRAKEVGVRKVVGAGRSSLIGQFLSESMMTSLLAVVLALVLVWYVLPTFNEVFGKQLALNLAEPALWLIILGLVLITGFLSGSYPALFLSSLQPIKILKGRLQFGSGPALFRRTLVVFQFSLSIFLIVGMLAVGKQMNYLRTKNLGLDRENVVYVSLEGEIAQPKKVDVFRREVMRKPSIASATTTMSLPVNIQSSSGDLKWPGKDPNQGTNVSVMAVGEGFTQTMNIKLLAGRDFRADSPADSARYIINEATAKLMGMKDPVGKEVEFWMGKGQIIGLMKDFHINSLHQAINPLILLFNSANTSYLLVKTRPGQTQQAIADLEQLSKEFNPNYPFNYHFMDEEYEKLYRSEQQVNTLVNYFGVLAILISCLGLFALAAFTAEQRTKEIGVRKVLGASIGNIVGMLSTDFLKLVFVALVLASPLAWWAVSEWLGTFAYQTTLPWWIFATAGLLAIAIAFLTVSYQSIKAATVNPVTSLKSE; from the coding sequence ATGTTTAAAAACTATTTCAAAATCGCGATTCGGAGTTTACTAAAGAATAAACTCTATTCAGGCATTAATGTAGTAGGGCTAGCGCTCGGTATGGCGTGTAGTCTGCTCATTGGCCTTTGGGTAAAGGATGAACTCAGCTTCGACCGTTTTCTGCCCGACGCCGACAAGATCATGTACGTGCGGGTCAACTTTCCCTACAATGGCGAAATCGTCACGAACGATGTCACGCCCGGCCCTTTGCAGGAAGCCATTGCCAAAGATGTACCGGAAGTAGCTGCTGTTACCAAAATCAACTATGGCCCTGAGTTGCTGATTAAACCCGTTGGCAACCAGACGACAGGCGAAAAAGCAGCTAAAGAACGCGGTCATTATGCTACTGAGGACTTTTTTGGCGTATTCGATCTGCCCGCTATTTACGGTAATCCGAAAGCGGCCCTGGCGCAAACCAATCAGATTGTCATTACGCGAAAAATAGCTGAGAAATACTTTCCGGCTGGCCTGGCAATTGGGAAAACGATCCAACTCGACAACAACAAGCTGTACGTAGTTGGAGCCGTTATCGAAGACTTACCAAAAAACTCCACGCTGCAATTCGAGTGGCTGGTTAACTGGAAAGTACAGGAGGAAGACTGGATGACCAAATGGGGGAACAACTCCTTCAACACCTACGTCCGGCTAAAACCGAACACAACAATAGCGCAGGCCGAGGCCGCCATGAACGATATTTATCCACGTTTTGCGGGTAAGAATTTCGAGACAGGTCAACCTACTCTGCAACCCATCACCGACTTGCATCTATACTCCGCCTACAAAAACGGCAAAAGCGTCGGTGGGCGAATCCAATATGTGCGTATCTTCTCCATGGTTGCCCTGTTTATCCTGCTGATTGCCTGCATCAATTTCATGAACCTGGCTACAGCCCGGTCGGCAACCCGCGCCAAGGAAGTAGGGGTGCGGAAAGTAGTTGGCGCAGGTCGTTCCTCGTTGATTGGGCAGTTTCTGAGCGAATCTATGATGACGAGCCTACTGGCTGTTGTACTGGCTCTCGTTCTAGTCTGGTATGTGCTGCCTACCTTCAACGAAGTATTTGGAAAGCAATTAGCACTCAATCTCGCCGAGCCAGCGCTTTGGTTAATTATTTTAGGTTTGGTGCTGATCACCGGCTTTTTGTCGGGGAGTTACCCGGCCCTGTTTCTATCCTCACTTCAACCGATCAAAATCCTGAAAGGGCGTTTACAATTCGGTTCAGGTCCAGCGCTGTTCCGACGTACGTTGGTTGTGTTTCAGTTTTCGCTCTCGATTTTTCTGATTGTGGGTATGCTGGCCGTGGGTAAGCAAATGAACTACCTCCGTACTAAAAACCTTGGCCTCGACCGCGAGAATGTGGTGTATGTGTCGCTGGAGGGCGAAATAGCGCAGCCCAAAAAGGTAGACGTATTTCGACGGGAAGTGATGCGAAAGCCATCCATTGCATCAGCTACAACAACCATGTCGCTACCCGTCAATATTCAAAGCTCATCGGGCGATTTGAAATGGCCGGGTAAAGATCCGAACCAGGGTACCAATGTGTCGGTAATGGCTGTCGGCGAAGGGTTTACCCAAACTATGAATATCAAGCTGCTGGCCGGACGCGATTTCCGGGCAGATAGTCCCGCTGATTCAGCTCGGTACATTATTAATGAAGCCACGGCCAAACTGATGGGCATGAAAGACCCCGTTGGCAAGGAAGTCGAATTCTGGATGGGTAAAGGGCAGATTATTGGGTTGATGAAAGACTTCCACATCAACTCTCTTCATCAGGCCATCAATCCATTGATCCTGCTTTTCAACTCAGCGAATACGAGTTATTTGCTCGTAAAAACGCGGCCCGGTCAAACGCAGCAGGCCATTGCCGATCTGGAACAGCTATCGAAGGAATTCAATCCAAATTATCCCTTCAATTACCATTTCATGGATGAAGAATACGAGAAACTGTATCGCAGCGAGCAGCAAGTCAATACGCTCGTCAACTACTTCGGTGTGCTCGCTATTCTGATTTCGTGTCTGGGATTATTCGCATTAGCTGCGTTCACGGCAGAGCAGCGGACCAAAGAAATTGGAGTGCGTAAAGTACTGGGTGCTAGTATCGGCAACATCGTCGGTATGCTCTCCACCGACTTTCTGAAACTGGTTTTTGTCGCTCTCGTTCTGGCCTCTCCCCTAGCCTGGTGGGCGGTTAGCGAGTGGCTGGGTACGTTCGCTTACCAGACCACATTACCCTGGTGGATTTTTGCAACAGCCGGTTTACTAGCCATTGCCATCGCCTTTTTAACAGTCAGTTACCAAAGCATCAAAGCGGCAACGGTGAACCCGGTAACGAGTTTGAAGAGTGAGTAA